In Oceaniferula marina, the following proteins share a genomic window:
- a CDS encoding helicase-related protein, with the protein MSVVSKKEHHHLNNRAKLLAALAGEIFGPDSPFDLGKESLLVESTPYDVGERIEFDDWKAYHATRPVDKITGEEILKDEKPSSRYGLGILFPQTDQEIGNDSEVHAVEEAVSVGKKEFSENEDESYEAGNQIGKREVKLAKNMEKRAKLSGEALSEGSQDDSDSDSDSSDLRLANQRKQRSIGLSFVVDSGVGGNISINVTGGRYKRSGNVRIKGKTTNQNWWVRHPVKHEISIPLHQFKNVEAPVEPVPIDVPVLPGLPPLKLQMEFLVRGRERIPGTEHPDTARLITLSLVNRTECRKDLAEEHSFFQARFEVVSQDSDQAILHYPSSKIVNAGEEQESLDLLYRHERTFSTGHGCAGTWKADEKAFHAKKVIAEALPSHESPSITPILTYKDSSTGKLEELRIPLTTLADENRTEEALGHLRQLVSLYENWINEKKEEIVDLEEKYKAAASRHIEDCLEAMNRMQRGVRLLEADPDSEASIAFRLTNKSMLMQALASRARTRIRIRDEKIQRNIYEPEYVAPDLTSKEAIDRSWRPFQIAFLLMNLTSLADPSDPGREIVDLIWFPTGGGKTEAYLGCAAFSIFMRRLRNPADVGTDVLMRYTLRLLTAQQFQRASSLICAMEIIRKNLAERLGTTPFTIGIWVGSSTTPNSRDGAVTSIAQTRRNGAEDYKMVLLKCPWCGAEIGPRKTQGRGNSYDVSGIRRGNGTVIVHCPDRKCDFARALPISVIDQDLYDEPPTFVIATVDKFASLAWKSNCRSLFGIDSEGTRRVSPPGLIIQDELHLITGPLGSMVGLYETLVDALATDDRNLGQPVKPKLIAATATTRASESQIKDLYARPQTSIFPPPGVDASDSFFARYSRDEKGKRRPGRLYVGLLPLNYSSLLTASVRTYAALIAAAQGFPNDDDRDPWWSLLIFYNSLRELGGGLTLFGSDIPERLKNIQRRWFPNQKHRYIYEILELTGRLSNSEVPQALESLSRAYTSKPARGHYPVDCCLASNIIEVGVDVDRLALMAVAGQPKTTAQYIQATGRVGRNLQGLILTHYNATKARDRSHYEQFQSYHSRLYAQVEPASVTPFTIPVMERALHAIMIAWVRQTLPLDELSAPWPFDGTPLELAADRAYDLLKQRVKVLCTNPKEQKRVLSDLDDCYRKRRKEWEKFGSVRWQEYFPKENSGDQPLILPPGSPYPIGWVNKVWPTPNSLRGVDSECQPIIPSYADASDTESETKTISEL; encoded by the coding sequence ATGTCAGTAGTATCCAAAAAAGAACACCATCACCTTAATAATCGAGCCAAGCTGCTAGCTGCATTGGCAGGTGAAATTTTTGGGCCAGATAGCCCGTTTGACTTGGGGAAAGAATCTTTGCTTGTGGAGTCTACTCCCTACGATGTTGGCGAACGTATAGAATTTGACGACTGGAAAGCTTACCATGCTACCAGGCCTGTGGACAAAATTACAGGTGAAGAAATTCTCAAAGATGAAAAACCCAGCAGTCGATATGGTCTTGGGATTTTGTTTCCACAAACTGATCAGGAGATTGGTAATGATAGCGAAGTCCATGCTGTCGAGGAGGCCGTTTCAGTGGGAAAAAAAGAGTTTTCAGAGAATGAGGATGAATCCTATGAAGCTGGAAATCAGATCGGGAAGCGTGAGGTCAAACTGGCTAAAAATATGGAAAAAAGAGCCAAGCTTTCGGGGGAAGCGTTATCCGAAGGAAGCCAGGATGACAGTGATTCGGACTCTGACAGTTCGGATCTACGTTTGGCTAATCAACGAAAGCAACGCAGTATTGGTTTATCCTTTGTAGTTGACTCTGGAGTGGGCGGCAACATATCAATAAATGTCACTGGAGGACGGTACAAAAGATCAGGTAATGTCCGTATTAAAGGGAAAACAACAAACCAAAACTGGTGGGTTCGTCATCCGGTGAAACACGAGATTTCGATTCCACTCCATCAGTTCAAGAATGTGGAGGCCCCGGTAGAACCCGTTCCTATTGATGTGCCTGTTTTGCCGGGACTGCCGCCGCTTAAGCTGCAGATGGAATTTCTCGTAAGAGGTCGGGAGCGGATTCCCGGAACTGAGCATCCCGACACTGCGCGCTTGATCACCTTGAGTTTGGTAAACAGAACCGAATGTCGTAAAGATCTTGCCGAGGAGCATTCATTTTTTCAAGCACGCTTTGAGGTGGTATCGCAGGATTCAGATCAGGCCATACTTCACTACCCGAGCAGTAAAATAGTAAACGCGGGTGAGGAGCAGGAATCCCTTGATCTTCTTTACAGACACGAGAGAACTTTCTCCACGGGTCACGGGTGTGCCGGAACTTGGAAAGCTGATGAAAAAGCATTCCACGCGAAAAAGGTAATAGCGGAGGCCCTGCCGTCCCATGAAAGCCCCTCTATCACACCAATTTTAACTTACAAGGACTCTTCAACGGGCAAGCTTGAGGAGCTCCGAATACCTCTCACTACGCTGGCTGATGAAAATAGAACTGAAGAGGCATTGGGCCACTTACGGCAGTTGGTCAGCTTATATGAAAACTGGATCAATGAAAAAAAAGAGGAGATAGTTGATTTGGAAGAAAAGTACAAGGCTGCGGCTTCAAGGCATATCGAGGATTGCCTCGAGGCTATGAACCGTATGCAACGGGGTGTTCGTCTTCTTGAAGCCGATCCTGATTCAGAGGCCTCGATAGCTTTTCGTCTTACTAATAAATCAATGCTTATGCAGGCCTTGGCCTCACGAGCCAGAACCCGTATCCGTATAAGGGATGAAAAGATACAGAGGAATATCTATGAGCCTGAGTATGTCGCTCCTGATTTGACATCCAAGGAGGCAATAGATCGATCATGGAGACCTTTTCAGATTGCATTTCTGCTGATGAACCTCACATCACTTGCCGATCCATCCGATCCTGGACGAGAGATAGTCGACCTTATCTGGTTTCCAACAGGCGGGGGTAAAACAGAGGCTTATTTGGGCTGTGCTGCTTTTTCAATCTTCATGCGTAGGTTAAGAAATCCTGCTGATGTTGGCACTGATGTATTAATGAGATACACACTCCGGCTGCTGACCGCACAACAATTTCAGAGGGCGTCATCTTTGATCTGCGCCATGGAGATTATTCGCAAGAATCTAGCGGAAAGACTTGGTACTACCCCCTTCACCATTGGGATCTGGGTCGGAAGCTCGACCACCCCCAATAGCCGCGATGGGGCTGTGACATCGATAGCCCAAACCAGAAGGAACGGTGCGGAAGACTATAAAATGGTGTTGCTTAAGTGTCCTTGGTGTGGTGCTGAAATCGGTCCCCGTAAAACCCAGGGAAGAGGCAACAGTTATGATGTCAGCGGTATACGTCGCGGTAACGGTACGGTAATAGTGCATTGCCCGGACAGAAAATGTGATTTCGCCAGAGCTCTACCCATAAGTGTAATCGACCAAGATCTGTATGACGAGCCCCCTACATTTGTCATCGCTACAGTGGATAAGTTTGCATCACTTGCATGGAAGTCGAACTGTAGAAGCCTGTTCGGTATAGACAGCGAAGGAACGCGCAGGGTATCCCCTCCCGGCTTGATAATACAGGACGAACTCCACCTGATTACAGGTCCTCTGGGGAGTATGGTAGGTTTGTATGAAACACTAGTGGATGCTTTGGCAACCGATGATCGCAATTTAGGTCAGCCCGTAAAGCCAAAGCTTATTGCTGCTACAGCCACTACAAGAGCGTCAGAGTCTCAGATCAAAGATCTTTATGCGCGTCCCCAAACATCCATTTTTCCTCCTCCAGGGGTGGATGCATCGGATTCTTTTTTTGCCAGGTACTCGCGTGATGAAAAGGGTAAAAGGAGACCCGGCCGACTTTATGTTGGCCTTCTCCCTTTGAATTATTCGTCATTACTAACTGCAAGTGTTAGAACTTATGCTGCACTAATAGCCGCTGCTCAAGGATTTCCCAATGATGATGACAGAGATCCTTGGTGGTCTTTGCTAATTTTTTATAATAGTCTGCGGGAACTCGGTGGTGGTTTAACGTTATTCGGGTCTGATATTCCCGAACGATTAAAGAATATCCAACGCAGATGGTTTCCCAACCAAAAGCACAGATATATATATGAAATTCTTGAGCTAACAGGACGATTAAGCAACAGCGAAGTTCCACAGGCCCTCGAATCACTGTCAAGGGCCTACACAAGCAAGCCAGCAAGGGGGCACTATCCTGTGGACTGTTGCTTGGCATCGAACATCATTGAAGTTGGTGTTGATGTTGACCGACTGGCTTTAATGGCAGTAGCGGGTCAACCTAAAACGACGGCCCAGTATATCCAAGCCACAGGTCGCGTCGGCCGTAATCTTCAAGGTCTTATTCTAACTCATTACAATGCAACTAAGGCAAGGGATCGTTCACATTATGAACAATTTCAATCATATCATTCGAGACTTTATGCTCAGGTAGAGCCGGCAAGTGTGACACCGTTTACGATTCCGGTAATGGAACGTGCATTACACGCAATCATGATCGCGTGGGTCAGGCAGACTTTGCCCTTGGATGAACTGTCCGCCCCTTGGCCATTTGATGGTACGCCTCTTGAGCTTGCTGCAGATAGAGCCTACGACTTGTTGAAGCAGCGTGTTAAAGTATTGTGCACCAACCCGAAGGAGCAAAAACGTGTGCTCTCAGATCTTGATGATTGTTATAGGAAACGAAGAAAAGAGTGGGAAAAATTCGGATCCGTTCGATGGCAGGAATACTTCCCTAAGGAGAACAGCGGCGACCAGCCGTTGATACTGCCCCCGGGCAGCCCCTACCCTATAGGATGGGTCAACAAAGTCTGGCCCACACCAAATTCATTACGAGGTGTGGACTCAGAGTGTCAGCCCATTATACCTAGTTACGCTGATGCCAGCGACACTGAATCAGAAACCAAAACTATTTCAGAATTATGA
- a CDS encoding nuclease-related domain-containing DEAD/DEAH box helicase: MALLVPSTCPSKAPPGEHRVMHLLKNDPDTDDWIVLHSLDLAKHTTQVSGEADFIVIVPDLGVLVLEVKSHNSVRYDEQGWHLGHDTPELRGPFKQASSALHSIRKYLIGIDSSYNKIVMWSAVSFPRLDFLIKSPEWHDWQVIDRRKLTSRPISKTIRQILEHGRDTLMENQVRAARTPEVHASSERCQSLLFALRPRFEIAVSPKSRRKEEDQQLLELTEEQYMALDQMAWNPRVVFSGAAGTGKTVLAMESARRITADNPNAKIGVFCFNKLLGDELSKSLVASSPRCTVCNIDAWLTNIAKPLLTPEDKKSTDYFEGRLASIASDRLLEDNQYEPFDYLILDEAQDLLRNHYLDVIDLALKGGLAGGNWLFFGDFLGQDIFTRGEVSVEEFIAQRSPSAARYQITTNCRNTLPISDYVVSFGALSPPYSRVLRGDDKSDPELHFWETREDQTEQVSRFIKECLSDGYSMKDIVILSPNKENTLGRDLELHPDWVNRVEPYHAGTNRISYCTIQSFKGLEAPIVIVADFERMPTDQQQSLLYVGLSRALHRLGIFLNSDLKPFVRSLI; encoded by the coding sequence ATGGCTCTATTGGTCCCTTCTACTTGTCCTAGCAAAGCTCCACCCGGGGAGCATCGTGTAATGCATTTATTGAAAAATGATCCAGATACAGACGACTGGATTGTCCTGCATAGTTTAGATTTAGCCAAGCATACAACTCAAGTTAGCGGCGAAGCCGACTTCATAGTCATAGTGCCCGATTTGGGAGTGCTGGTTCTTGAGGTTAAATCCCATAACTCCGTAAGGTACGACGAACAGGGATGGCACCTTGGACATGATACTCCGGAGCTTCGAGGACCATTCAAACAAGCATCATCAGCATTACATTCTATCAGGAAATATCTTATCGGCATTGATTCATCATATAACAAAATTGTCATGTGGTCGGCTGTGAGTTTTCCACGCTTGGACTTTCTGATCAAAAGCCCGGAATGGCACGATTGGCAGGTGATCGATCGACGTAAACTTACAAGCCGTCCTATCTCAAAAACCATCCGCCAGATTCTGGAGCATGGTCGCGACACCCTTATGGAAAACCAAGTGAGAGCTGCCCGGACTCCTGAAGTCCACGCGTCCAGTGAAAGATGTCAATCGCTGCTTTTTGCATTACGTCCACGTTTTGAAATTGCAGTCTCTCCTAAGTCTCGGAGAAAAGAAGAAGATCAGCAGCTGCTTGAATTAACAGAAGAACAGTACATGGCGCTCGATCAAATGGCTTGGAATCCACGCGTTGTATTCAGTGGTGCCGCTGGAACAGGAAAGACGGTTTTAGCCATGGAGTCGGCTAGACGTATTACAGCTGATAATCCTAATGCTAAAATAGGTGTGTTTTGTTTTAACAAGTTGCTTGGGGATGAGCTATCCAAGAGTCTAGTAGCAAGCTCCCCCCGATGCACGGTCTGCAACATAGATGCGTGGCTGACTAACATAGCGAAACCTCTGTTGACTCCCGAAGATAAAAAATCTACGGATTACTTCGAAGGTAGGTTGGCAAGCATAGCTTCGGATCGTTTGCTTGAAGATAATCAGTATGAGCCATTTGACTATCTGATATTAGACGAAGCCCAAGATCTTTTGCGGAACCATTATCTAGATGTGATAGACTTAGCTCTTAAAGGAGGTCTTGCGGGTGGCAATTGGTTGTTTTTCGGCGACTTTTTAGGCCAAGATATATTCACCCGGGGAGAAGTGAGTGTCGAAGAGTTTATAGCTCAGCGAAGCCCATCAGCTGCACGTTATCAAATTACTACCAACTGCCGCAATACATTACCCATATCAGATTATGTGGTTTCCTTCGGAGCCCTATCCCCTCCATACAGCAGAGTGCTTCGTGGGGATGACAAGTCGGACCCTGAACTCCATTTTTGGGAAACGCGGGAAGATCAGACGGAACAAGTATCCCGGTTCATCAAGGAATGCTTGAGTGACGGTTACTCCATGAAGGACATAGTCATACTTAGCCCAAACAAAGAGAATACGTTGGGCAGGGATTTAGAACTTCATCCCGACTGGGTGAATCGTGTTGAACCATACCACGCCGGAACGAATCGTATATCGTATTGTACTATTCAGAGTTTCAAAGGCCTGGAGGCACCCATTGTGATTGTAGCTGATTTTGAGCGTATGCCGACTGACCAGCAACAATCACTACTCTATGTGGGTCTCTCTCGTGCACTGCACCGGCTTGGTATATTTCTAAACTCAGATCTGAAACCCTTCGTAAGATCACTTATCTAA
- a CDS encoding helix-turn-helix domain-containing protein produces the protein MENHKNVVGPVIRRMRVEAGLSQEKLAAKIQVAGWDLSRGGLSKIEAQLRRVNDAELLVLARALKCEVGDLYPNRVKGLSDVLRQGRG, from the coding sequence ATGGAGAATCATAAGAATGTAGTTGGCCCGGTGATCCGCCGCATGCGTGTGGAGGCGGGGTTGTCTCAAGAGAAGCTGGCCGCCAAGATTCAGGTGGCTGGTTGGGATCTCAGCCGTGGAGGCCTGTCCAAGATCGAGGCCCAGCTACGCCGGGTCAATGATGCGGAGTTGCTCGTATTGGCGCGTGCTCTGAAGTGTGAGGTGGGGGATCTTTACCCTAATAGGGTGAAGGGGCTTAGCGATGTGCTACGCCAGGGTCGGGGCTAG
- a CDS encoding DUF4339 domain-containing protein, with protein MKENAENWYFLEDEKPKGPHPERVIQLLLKSGEINAETMVSSDGKKTWQAAQIRLFQQATTSHTLDSESWDVNFGRFILHKPRTLCIGRGQLSVKQGELHARGSKRLKWWARCLVGLAFTPVALLVGFLTTAPAAHVLVTEIRTGESFPSLMSMFLSLHGNDYQLASYAYQHTLASVSFSFGFFGSIFLVTTQFPVSKGKETINPVEQPTRDGCEVKIKIKPVDSSTSRYTRITFNSEMEARAFVSCFSHHS; from the coding sequence ATGAAAGAGAATGCCGAGAACTGGTATTTCCTAGAGGATGAAAAACCGAAGGGGCCGCACCCTGAAAGGGTCATCCAACTTCTCCTGAAATCCGGTGAGATCAATGCCGAAACCATGGTTTCGTCTGACGGCAAAAAGACATGGCAAGCAGCTCAAATAAGACTTTTTCAACAAGCTACAACTTCCCATACTCTGGATTCTGAGTCATGGGATGTCAATTTCGGACGCTTCATACTACACAAACCTCGAACCCTCTGCATAGGCAGAGGTCAGTTATCCGTCAAACAGGGAGAGCTCCACGCCCGAGGCAGCAAACGGCTAAAATGGTGGGCCAGATGCCTCGTTGGGCTAGCCTTCACACCTGTGGCTCTATTAGTAGGATTCCTGACAACGGCCCCAGCTGCGCATGTGTTGGTCACTGAGATAAGAACAGGCGAAAGCTTCCCTTCGCTCATGTCGATGTTCCTCTCACTTCACGGCAATGACTACCAGTTGGCATCCTACGCATACCAGCACACACTTGCCTCCGTATCATTCAGCTTCGGATTCTTTGGATCGATCTTCCTTGTCACGACACAATTCCCAGTCTCAAAGGGTAAAGAAACTATCAATCCGGTTGAACAACCAACGCGAGATGGGTGTGAGGTTAAGATTAAAATCAAGCCTGTCGACAGCTCTACATCTCGCTACACCCGCATCACCTTTAACTCTGAAATGGAGGCCCGGGCCTTTGTGTCCTGTTTTAGCCATCACTCCTAA
- a CDS encoding PrsW family glutamic-type intramembrane protease, translating to MPTNQHNDTVSQPAAGSFQFSWKHFFSDVFKRHKNRSIEESLSWGLPHKTPSLQDIPLEFPRPWLFVRFLVLGICAYWFFGIVWQYYDNPTLIPGVILLGSFVGPCAVLLLFYEINILKNISIIRVAGAFIAGAVLSLTVTHPIQALANSWGLTTWLNASVAGPVEETAKLVIAILLLKMVPRKTIFTGLLVGGAVGAGFAAFESAGYAFNIFLSKYNMIVEGAYMNVLEQKFNSEEEFFSMVSTAYPLASEAMNDNIRLRAILSPFGHVIWTALTAAAFCRVTASSKVTMETFQDQRFYSIFGLAVILHMTWNSPVGGDSGVAHFISRGILGIIAWAAVGKMISHGVKQVKAMKMAMEMGDSSVLDEKTMNARAEGDRQMYYKRDHKTLGPISFTEIKELAEAGVIEKSTLISDGEQWQPLSWWTGETQSKTSTATKHSVEKEEIIL from the coding sequence ATGCCCACCAATCAACATAACGATACCGTCTCGCAACCTGCCGCCGGCTCCTTTCAATTTTCCTGGAAACACTTTTTCTCGGATGTCTTCAAAAGGCATAAGAACCGATCCATAGAAGAATCTCTTAGTTGGGGGCTACCCCATAAAACTCCGAGCCTTCAGGACATCCCCCTCGAGTTCCCTCGCCCCTGGTTGTTTGTCCGTTTCCTAGTACTTGGCATCTGCGCCTATTGGTTCTTCGGCATAGTATGGCAATATTACGACAACCCCACACTCATTCCCGGAGTCATTCTGCTGGGAAGCTTCGTGGGTCCATGTGCCGTCCTCCTACTGTTCTACGAAATCAATATCCTTAAGAACATATCTATCATTAGAGTCGCTGGAGCATTTATTGCGGGGGCTGTTCTTAGTCTTACGGTCACTCACCCCATACAGGCTTTGGCTAATTCGTGGGGGCTTACCACATGGCTGAACGCGTCAGTTGCCGGACCCGTCGAGGAAACAGCCAAACTCGTCATTGCCATCCTGCTACTGAAAATGGTTCCACGCAAAACCATCTTTACAGGCTTACTTGTCGGTGGAGCTGTAGGCGCCGGATTTGCCGCATTTGAATCGGCGGGATACGCCTTCAACATCTTCCTGTCTAAATATAACATGATCGTTGAAGGTGCATATATGAACGTACTTGAACAAAAGTTTAACTCCGAAGAAGAATTCTTCTCAATGGTTTCTACGGCTTACCCTCTAGCCAGCGAAGCTATGAACGACAATATCCGGTTGAGGGCCATCCTGAGCCCATTCGGACACGTCATCTGGACGGCTTTAACAGCTGCAGCGTTTTGCCGAGTCACAGCATCCTCTAAGGTCACGATGGAAACCTTCCAGGACCAACGCTTCTACAGCATCTTTGGGCTGGCTGTCATTCTGCATATGACGTGGAACTCTCCGGTCGGAGGAGACTCGGGTGTGGCGCACTTCATTTCCAGAGGTATTCTCGGGATCATTGCCTGGGCCGCCGTAGGCAAGATGATCTCCCACGGAGTAAAACAAGTAAAGGCAATGAAGATGGCTATGGAAATGGGCGATTCTTCGGTTCTTGACGAGAAAACGATGAATGCCCGGGCCGAGGGAGATCGGCAGATGTATTACAAACGGGATCACAAAACTCTCGGCCCCATCAGCTTCACCGAGATCAAAGAATTGGCTGAGGCCGGGGTCATCGAAAAAAGCACACTCATTAGTGACGGGGAACAATGGCAGCCTCTTTCCTGGTGGACAGGAGAAACCCAGAGCAAAACCTCCACCGCCACGAAACATTCGGTCGAAAAGGAAGAGATCATTCTCTAG
- a CDS encoding RecB family exonuclease, which yields MISAVLDHPVAMETVVDNPESIPDYGRALDYISASRLSCWQQCRRKHYFRYIADIPSKPSPAMHLGKVVHATLQQWNLWRWDQIQYTRSDLIRTFLGAWQKEKLDNPVKWKSDLEEVKLRNKAWSLVSTYLDEQVIDEDEDIAGVEVRLEAKLPDLPPVIGIVDLVREGGRIVDFKTAAKSPSEGSIAHVHGTQLAIYALLYRHCTGAREGGLELHHLVKTKEPKVCVSEIDPLGDREIVNVIELLHRYVNAVMAEDYTASPSFMCAGCEHLERCKQWPDSMVKGDTQ from the coding sequence ATGATCAGTGCCGTCCTCGATCATCCTGTGGCCATGGAGACTGTCGTTGATAACCCAGAGTCCATTCCTGATTACGGACGGGCATTGGATTACATCTCGGCGTCCCGGCTTAGTTGCTGGCAGCAGTGTCGGCGTAAGCATTACTTCCGCTACATTGCCGACATTCCGTCGAAACCATCACCGGCCATGCACTTGGGTAAGGTGGTCCACGCCACTCTCCAGCAATGGAACCTATGGCGATGGGATCAGATCCAATACACCCGCTCCGACCTGATACGCACCTTCCTCGGCGCCTGGCAAAAGGAGAAGCTGGACAACCCCGTGAAATGGAAGTCGGATCTGGAGGAGGTCAAGCTACGTAACAAGGCCTGGAGTCTGGTCTCAACGTATCTGGATGAGCAGGTCATTGATGAAGACGAAGACATTGCCGGGGTCGAGGTTAGACTGGAGGCCAAGCTTCCGGACTTACCCCCTGTGATCGGCATCGTCGATCTTGTCCGTGAAGGCGGGCGGATCGTCGACTTCAAGACCGCCGCCAAGTCACCGTCCGAGGGCAGCATTGCCCATGTGCACGGAACCCAACTCGCCATCTACGCTCTGCTCTACCGGCATTGTACCGGAGCGCGAGAAGGAGGACTTGAGCTGCACCATCTGGTGAAGACCAAGGAGCCCAAGGTCTGTGTGTCTGAGATCGATCCTCTGGGTGACCGGGAGATCGTCAATGTCATCGAGCTACTGCATCGATACGTCAATGCGGTGATGGCTGAAGACTACACGGCATCGCCATCGTTTATGTGTGCCGGGTGTGAACACCTGGAACGCTGCAAGCAGTGGCCGGACAGTATGGTGAAGGGAGATACTCAATGA
- a CDS encoding DUF932 domain-containing protein, with protein MNNIIALEQPQNVAARPIPFEVVENPPELNTEVRPKGLLLHCGAQVVDRQDLFEVITPNGTKSWYPIPHRNLLAEIEHQLSETGFIIQGETHSITHDGARYFGVIQVSLPTRNEQDFNWVVGLRNSHDKSLPAGLVAGTQVFVCDNLCFNGEVKLSRKHTRFAMRDLRQLTARAVGQLGDKFRDLDRRVASYKQHYLPDRSAHDLVIRAVDCGAVTASQVPAVLQEWRKPQHEEFMLRNGWSLFNAFTEVYKTVNPQTAVKRGQALHGLFDSHVALAS; from the coding sequence ATGAACAACATCATTGCGCTAGAACAGCCGCAGAACGTGGCAGCCCGGCCCATCCCGTTTGAGGTCGTTGAAAACCCACCTGAGCTAAACACCGAAGTACGTCCCAAAGGACTTTTGCTACACTGTGGAGCGCAGGTGGTAGATCGCCAGGACCTTTTTGAGGTCATCACCCCGAACGGCACGAAAAGTTGGTACCCGATCCCTCATCGAAACTTGCTTGCCGAGATTGAGCACCAACTGAGTGAAACCGGGTTCATCATTCAAGGGGAAACGCATTCCATCACCCATGACGGGGCTCGCTACTTTGGAGTAATCCAAGTGAGCCTACCAACTCGTAATGAGCAGGATTTCAACTGGGTGGTGGGACTGCGTAACAGCCATGACAAGAGCTTGCCCGCCGGACTCGTTGCCGGAACCCAGGTATTCGTCTGTGACAACTTGTGCTTCAATGGCGAGGTAAAACTCAGCCGCAAGCACACGCGTTTTGCCATGCGTGATCTACGCCAACTGACAGCACGTGCCGTTGGACAGCTTGGTGATAAGTTCCGGGATCTGGATCGTCGTGTTGCCAGTTACAAGCAACATTACCTGCCTGACAGGTCCGCTCATGACCTCGTCATCCGCGCAGTCGATTGTGGTGCTGTCACCGCCAGTCAAGTACCTGCTGTGCTTCAGGAGTGGCGCAAACCCCAGCATGAGGAGTTTATGCTTCGCAACGGTTGGTCGCTGTTCAATGCGTTCACCGAGGTCTACAAGACCGTGAATCCTCAGACCGCCGTGAAGCGCGGACAAGCCTTGCACGGGCTATTCGATAGCCACGTAGCACTCGCAAGCTAG
- a CDS encoding AAA family ATPase, producing the protein MKHLTRIESGITFGQLVGFENYRLWVDPLVPVLKSGDPLAPRGVLIAGMLGTGKAACVKATAKHLNRAVLRYHPGESKATDIIAELPDGPAVLWIDEPDESCIELLRLLALQPDIQNRVFVMVTTSIPHKLPAPLIHSTWFDRIFHIDLPNLQERAFLWDCLIERFEGDPTRYDNVKLAEVSALFTPGEIEVVVRSVHCAKDNCPGEKDILAAIVRKTPAAASDDEEVASIRYWAQRTAEAI; encoded by the coding sequence ATGAAACACCTAACTAGAATTGAAAGCGGGATTACCTTCGGCCAGCTTGTGGGATTCGAGAATTACCGCCTGTGGGTCGATCCACTTGTACCTGTGCTCAAGTCGGGCGACCCGCTGGCACCACGTGGCGTGCTAATTGCAGGTATGCTCGGTACCGGAAAAGCCGCATGTGTGAAGGCAACCGCAAAACACCTCAACCGCGCAGTCCTGCGATATCATCCCGGGGAGAGTAAGGCTACCGACATTATCGCCGAGCTACCGGACGGTCCGGCGGTCCTTTGGATCGATGAACCTGATGAAAGCTGCATTGAACTACTCAGACTTCTGGCACTGCAACCGGATATCCAGAATCGGGTATTCGTCATGGTCACCACAAGCATACCGCACAAATTGCCTGCACCGCTCATCCACTCAACATGGTTTGACCGAATTTTCCACATCGACTTGCCCAACCTCCAAGAGCGGGCGTTTCTGTGGGACTGTCTGATCGAACGGTTCGAAGGTGATCCGACCCGCTATGATAACGTAAAGCTGGCCGAGGTCAGCGCCCTATTTACCCCCGGGGAGATTGAGGTCGTTGTCCGGTCAGTCCACTGCGCAAAAGACAATTGTCCGGGAGAGAAGGATATATTGGCTGCCATTGTACGTAAAACGCCCGCTGCTGCGTCGGACGACGAGGAGGTGGCCAGTATCCGATACTGGGCTCAGCGTACGGCAGAAGCGATCTGA